A part of Schistosoma mansoni strain Puerto Rico chromosome W, complete genome genomic DNA contains:
- a CDS encoding putative oxalate:formate antiporter, translating into MWLTSVALGMEALAMPIGGALYRKLGIRAVVIISSLIHSGGITLSYYTLRLGFIPLLITYGIIQGFGFGFGYSATIAASIAWFQNHRGLIVGLIVGGFGAGPIIFTPIQTIYINPNNIKIDDKTKRFEDADLINRVPSVFLLIGGVLLVIQLTGLYLMRDKQKKVDHDLKGSDKSHEFPPVINSVNLRPLELLKQKEFYFLWIIIFCAGIPLTSLATLFKLFGKTHINDDRFLAIMGVVAAVFNSVGRAFWGAISDRISFKVPLCIILLCWSLLLTSFPHLPLIFGPQIKVGFGIWLCGLYLLISGVLVFAPTATETLFGSINMAVNYGLVFNAFTCPGLAKKRRRIGQKDLLNFPKEYE; encoded by the exons ATGTGGTTGACATCGGTTGCTTTGGGAATGGAAGCATTAGCTATGCCGATTGGTGGAGCATTGTACCGTAAATTAGGAATCAGAGCAGTGGTAATAATTAGCAGTTTAATTCATAG TGGAGGAATCACCTTGAGTTATTACACACTGAGATTGGGATTTATCCCATTACTGATTACTTATGGTATAATACAAGGTTTCGGGTTTGGATTTGGTTATTCAGCTACTATAGCTGCATCAATTGCA TGGTTTCAAAATCATCGAGGTTTAATTGTTGGCCTAATTGTTGGTGGCTTTGGGGCTGGTCCCATTATCTTTACACCGATTCAAACAATATACATTAATCCAAATAATATCAAAATAGATGACAAAACAAA GCGATTTGAAGATGCTGATTTAATTAATCGTGTTCCTTCTGTGTTTCTACTTATTGGTGGTGTTTTGTTAGTTATCCAGTTAACTGGGTTATATCTGATGAGAGATAAACAAAAG AAGGTGGATCACGACCTCAAGGGTTCGGATAAGTCA CATGAATTTCCACCTGTTATAAA TTCAGTAAATTTACGACCTTTGGAATTATTGAAACAAaaagaattttattttttatggaTCATTATATTTTGTGCTGGAATACCTTTGACATCGTTGGCGACACTTTTCAAG CTCTTTGGTAAAACTCATATTAACGATGACAGATTTCTTGCTATTATGGGTGTCGTTGCGGCTGTATTCAATTCTGTTGGACGTGCTTTCTGGGGTGCTATCAGTGATCGTATTTCGTTCAAG GTTCCATTGTGCATCATACTTTTATGCTGGTCACTTTTACTAACTTCATTCCCACATTTACCGTTGATATTTGGGCCTCAAATCAAAGTTGGTTTTGGTATTTGGTTATGTGgtctttatttattaattagtgGTGTGCTTGTCTTTGCACCAACTGCTACAGAAACCTTATTTGGATCAATTAATATGGCTGTAAACTACGGATTAGTTTTCAATGCTTTT